Below is a window of Nitrospirota bacterium DNA.
GGAACAGACTGTGTCATGCTTTCAGGCGAATCAGCTATGGGTATCTATCCAGTTGAAGCTGTAGAGATGCTGGCAAAGATAGCTGCAATGACTGAGCCTCATTTAAACAGACTCGAGCTAAAAGAATTTTTAAAATCATCAAATCGTGAAGATAAGATAAGCCTTGTTGACATCATTTCTTTAAGTGTCGAAAATGCCTTAGAGCATGTATCTGTAGCTGCGGTTTTTGTGCCGACGCGAAGCGGTGCTACTGCAAGAAGTATAGCCCGCTTCAGACTTCCTGTTTGGATTACTGCTGTAAGTTCTCTGGAGAAAACCTGCCAGCGTCTTCTTTTTTCTTATGGTATTTATCCTGTATGGGAGCCTGAGCATCCTGATAACTGGAATGAATATGTTAGAAATTGGTTAAATATGTATGAAGTTGAGGGGAAACTTGCCATTCTTACAGAGGGACCTTCATCAAAGCATCCTGAAGCAAACAATCGCATGGAGATAATAGATTTGACACGCAATTAATTGTGAAAAAGGTTGTTTATTGTTAAATAAATTTTCTCACAACATCTGCATTATTCAATTTGCATTTCCGGGTTAATCAAATGTTTTAAATAATTGATTAAAAAATCGTAATATGATATTTTTTAAAATTACAAGAGGTGATAGTATGAAAAAACTTGTATTACTTCGTCACGGAGAAAGCATCTGGAACAAGGAAAACCGATTTACTGGATGGACAGATGTAAAGCTTTCAGAAAAAGGGATTCAGGAAGCGATTGAATCAGGACGTCTGCTGAAAAAAGAAGGATATATATTTGATATTGCTTTTACATCTGTGCTATCACGATCGATTAAAACCTTATGGATTGTGCTCGAGGAGATGAACCTGATGTGGATCCCCATATTAAACAGCTGGAGATTGAACGAGCGTCACTACGGAGCTCTTCAAGGTCTTAATAAAGCTGAGATGGCTGAAAGACACGGCGAAGAGCAGGTTAAGCTATGGCGGCGAAGTTATGACATGCCCCCACCTCCTTTAACACCAGATGACCCAAGATACTCCGGAAATGACCCTCGTTATGCAGATTTAAAACCAGAAGAGATACCCCTAAGCGAATCGCTGAAAGACACAGTTGCTCGTTTTCTTCCCTATTGGCATGAAACAATTGCACCGACTGTCCGAGCTGGCAAACGTGTTCTTATCTCGGCACATGGAAATAGTCTTCGTGCTCTTGTTAAATATCTCGATAAGATTTCTGATCAGGATATAGTGCATCTTAATATTCCAACGGGAATACCTCTGGTTTATGAACTCGACGACGATTTAAATCCTATCAGTCACTACTATCTCGGTGATCCCGAAGCTGTTCAGCGTGCTACAAAAGCTGTTGCGGATCAGTTAAAAAAGAAAAATTAATTTTAAATGAATGTAAGATGTCTAAGATTATAGCAACATTTAATAGTGCTGCTTCTTGCTGGAAAGAAATTTTATCTGATTCAGCAAAAAATAGAAATCTGCTTGCTCAGATAGAACGTTTTGCAAGAGAAAACACAGAACCGTCAAAAATTGTATTCGGTACATCAGGATGGAGAGGTGAGATCGGAACTGACTTTACTTTCAATAACCTTCGTATTGTCACTGCCGCAATCATAGAGATGTTTAAAATGCAGGAAGATTCTATAATGAATGCGATCGGAGTATCCGATTTTAAAGAGATTCAGAAAAGAGGAGTTATCGTTGGGCATGATAACAGATTTCTTGGTTCTGAATTTGCGATGGAAGTTCTTGGAATGTTGCAAAAAGAAGGAATTAAAACCTGGTATGCAGGAGAAGCAACAACACCTGAGTTTTCAACAGGAATTGAGATGTTGCAGGCCGCATGCTCAATTAATCTCACGCCTTCACATAATCCATCAAATTATGCAGGCTTTAAATTCAATCCGTCAGATGGAGGACCTGCAGGTCCTGAAATAACTAAAGCAATAGAAAACATTGCAAACGGCCTGGTTGAGAAAAAAATTGTGCTACCTTCAGTAAAACCAGAGAAAATTGACAAAGTTGATTTGACAAAACTTTATATTGAATATATTCAACGAAGAAAGACAATAGACCTTAATAAGATAAGAGATTTTCTTAAAAATGATTCATATCTAATATGTATTGATAATGTGTATGGCGCCACGCGTGGACGTATGCAGAAAATCCTGGGAGAGAGTAACAGGATCATTTATCTAAGAACAGAAGATGATGTTCTTTTCGGAGGAATTGCGCCAGAACCTAGCGAAAAGAATATGGAAGGGATTGAGAGAATCTTGAGTAAAACTGATGCACAATTTACACTTGGTGCGATAATGGACCCTGACGGAGACCGTATTCGATTAGCTGATGGAAAGATGCAGATACCAATAAATTATTTCGGGACTATAGCTCTTCATTTTCTGTATACATATAAAAAAATTGATGGAATTGTTGTAAAATCAGTAGCTACAAG
It encodes the following:
- the gpmA gene encoding 2,3-diphosphoglycerate-dependent phosphoglycerate mutase, yielding MKKLVLLRHGESIWNKENRFTGWTDVKLSEKGIQEAIESGRLLKKEGYIFDIAFTSVLSRSIKTLWIVLEEMNLMWIPILNSWRLNERHYGALQGLNKAEMAERHGEEQVKLWRRSYDMPPPPLTPDDPRYSGNDPRYADLKPEEIPLSESLKDTVARFLPYWHETIAPTVRAGKRVLISAHGNSLRALVKYLDKISDQDIVHLNIPTGIPLVYELDDDLNPISHYYLGDPEAVQRATKAVADQLKKKN
- a CDS encoding phosphomannomutase, whose translation is MSKIIATFNSAASCWKEILSDSAKNRNLLAQIERFARENTEPSKIVFGTSGWRGEIGTDFTFNNLRIVTAAIIEMFKMQEDSIMNAIGVSDFKEIQKRGVIVGHDNRFLGSEFAMEVLGMLQKEGIKTWYAGEATTPEFSTGIEMLQAACSINLTPSHNPSNYAGFKFNPSDGGPAGPEITKAIENIANGLVEKKIVLPSVKPEKIDKVDLTKLYIEYIQRRKTIDLNKIRDFLKNDSYLICIDNVYGATRGRMQKILGESNRIIYLRTEDDVLFGGIAPEPSEKNMEGIERILSKTDAQFTLGAIMDPDGDRIRLADGKMQIPINYFGTIALHFLYTYKKIDGIVVKSVATSNFVNAVAKGLGIPVRETKVGFKNFRPYLISTSLEKAIIAFEESDGISGYNHTLEKDAIFGLLLAIEIIASTGKNLSDYLKELMDEYGYFYPERSGIAVDRSLSGEKLLAKLSIIKDKYRKGTIVNIGGEKRTVQDVVTIDGTKLIFDDGSWLMIRPSGTEPKVRFYIESRTQAGKNAVSEIVEQMTKEALGC